From the genome of Lampris incognitus isolate fLamInc1 chromosome 17, fLamInc1.hap2, whole genome shotgun sequence:
ATTTTGATGTTTTTGTGTTTCCACATAAATTTTCTTATTTACAACTTCAAAACTGGCATTATAATAGCTTGATGAAACCACAACTGTTAGTTCTTAGTTGATGGCATTAGTTGATAGCAGTAACCTATGACCCCAGCTAAATATGCTTCTGAAACTGGGAGGATGGTAAAGAGGAGCTGGCCTACTTGGGCCAGTGTGTTTTTAGCTTTTGAGTCTGATGGATAATGCTATGTAAGTCTAACGCTTTTTGCTGAAAGACAGATTCTCATatttttgatttgttttgttttgtgtgttttccagTGATTATCATGGGCAGTTAAAATAAGACGACTAACTCATCTGTTGTGTGGAGGACAGAAGGCTAGTCATACCCTctgagcccccccctcccctccccctgtcCTTTCCTTCCACTCTCCTCAGCCAACATTACACCAGTGTCAGCACCATGGCTGAGGAAGACTACGGCAGCTTTGTGGACTGGAACCAGATGGGTGAGcttgccaggagcagtgggcccaCCAAGGTGGACTGTAAGGAACTGAAAGAGTTTAAACAGTTGGCCAGGCAAGGCCACTGGGCCAATAACCACAAACTGCGTGCGCAAGTTTACCAGCAGCTGTTCAAAGCCATCCCATGTCGCACGGTTACCCCGGACGCTGAGGTCTACCGGGACCTCATGGGTAATGCAGTCACCAAGAAGCCCTCCTCTGCCATTCCGCTGCCAGAGTTTGTGGACGGCAGTACTGTGCCGCACTACTGCCTGAAGTCTGAGGCTGTGGCTTCGGCTCACCGGGTCATATCCTGCCTGGCAGGGCAATTCCCAGACATCTCTCACTGCCCAGCACTGCCTGCGGTCACCGCCCTGCTCCTGCACTTTAGTGCCGATGAAGCTCAGTGTTTTGAGCACGTAAGTCGCATGCTGGCCTGCAACGAGCCTGGCAAGCGGCTGCTAGACCAGACCTTCCTGGCTTATGAGTCCAGCTGCATGACCTTCGGTGACCTGGCCAACAAGTACTGTCCCTCGGCCCACAAGCTGATTGTGGCCACAGCCAATGATGTGCTAGAGGTCTACTCCGACTGGCAGCGTTGGGTGCTGGGTGACCTCCCCTTCAGCCACGTGGCCCGCGTCTTGGATGTCTACCTGGTGGAGGGCTACAAGGTTCTGTACCGTGTGGCGCTGGCCCTCCTCAAGTTCTACCGCAAACACAAAGCCCAGGGCAGGCCGGCTGGCCAGCAGCAGCCCCAGGACTCAGCAAGGGTGAAGGGGGACATCCAGGCCTTCGTCAAGGGCATTGGCTCCACTGTCACCCCTGACAAACTGCTGGACAAAGCCTTTTCCATCCGCCTGTTCAGCCGCAAAGAAATCACTCTGCTCCAGCTCACCAATGAGAAGTCCCTGCAACAGAAAGGCATCACTGTCAAACAGAAGAGGTATGTGTATATAATATTACAGTAATTATTGGTGATACATATGTGGAGGTCAGGAAACTTGCTCAAGAATCTAGCTGTAAGGTCTTCAGTATGCTGTTGAAATATACAGGATGTAAGAATGGGTCATGGTGGGAGATTACAGTGAGAGATTTGGATTCATGCCAAAGGCACCCCAAAGTACAGGCTACCATTATCCACCAAACCTGGTAACAACCAAATTGCATCTTGGTTGTTTTAAATGGCCCATCTCTGCTGGCAGCAACACAGATTTGCCATGGTCAGGGTCATTCCAAATACTCCTTTTAGATCGTTTAACTGAAACACGTCTTTATTGATAGGGTAGAGAAATAGCCTTTTTTGCTAATTGTCCTCAGAGGTCAGGGTTAGATGCAGGTTACAGTTTGCTAGAGCAGGGCAACGGCTTCTGACACCAAGGTTTGATCCCAGATGACCCAATAGAAAGATGGTGTCTCCAGCCTCTTGAGTCTCAAGTATTTCAGGCTATGCTCTTGACTCCTGAGGGACTAGACTATGGAGGGGACTGCCACCATAGTTAACATCAGCATTAGGAATTACATCAAAATTCAGCTTGTGTACTCTGATATATCAAACCCAAAGCTTAAGTGCCTATATTAGAGTTGAGATGATCCGTTTACATCCTTTGTGGATCTACTTGACATCAAATTAGACTATTAAGACTCTGGGCACAAGCTCCTCTGTAAATGCTACCATAAATAAATGTCACACTTCCAAGAATACAGACCGAATCAGGGTGGCATGCTAAGAATGAGAGGTAGTCCTGAATGCTACAGCTGACAGTTTAGGTTAAGTTATATTACTGATAACGTGTTCACAGTATATAAAGCCAGTAAATGACCAAAGCTATATCAATTGTCCAACCTTTTTTGGCACAGTTTTCTGGCATGCTTTGCAGAAGACTCTATAGGTTTATACACCCTCATAGAAGGGTTGGTAGGTTTTAAGTACATCTGTTTTGTATCTTGTCTCATCTTTGGTTCTTCTGTTTTCTTTTCATCTGGTTCTTCCATGTTTTTCCCATCCACCATTCTCTCTTCTCATCTCCACACCTGTGTTTACTGCCTGCTTCCTGTGTACACGGTTCGTGCACAGTGTTAGGTGGGTTCTCCACTCTGTTATTTTCATTTCCACTCATCTCTTCTCTGTTCTCAGCTCTCTGCTTTTTTCATAAAAAACCATTTCTATCTGCTTTTGTAAAGAGTTTCTCGATGTTTGCAGTAATGTAATCCTAAAGACCCCATTGTACAGTTTTGATTTTTCTTTATCTCAACACTGATATGGTATTAAATTGGCTCAATGGTCAATCAGCTGCATAAATGCCCTTAATTTTTTTGTTGCTTCATCTACTTTGAATTACTGTTCAGAAGTGCATCACTAATCAATCTGCCT
Proteins encoded in this window:
- the tbc1d24 gene encoding TBC1 domain family member 24, which codes for MAEEDYGSFVDWNQMGELARSSGPTKVDCKELKEFKQLARQGHWANNHKLRAQVYQQLFKAIPCRTVTPDAEVYRDLMGNAVTKKPSSAIPLPEFVDGSTVPHYCLKSEAVASAHRVISCLAGQFPDISHCPALPAVTALLLHFSADEAQCFEHVSRMLACNEPGKRLLDQTFLAYESSCMTFGDLANKYCPSAHKLIVATANDVLEVYSDWQRWVLGDLPFSHVARVLDVYLVEGYKVLYRVALALLKFYRKHKAQGRPAGQQQPQDSARVKGDIQAFVKGIGSTVTPDKLLDKAFSIRLFSRKEITLLQLTNEKSLQQKGITVKQKRRNVQLALNPDTFSSEIVSAKEMRDIWSWIPERFALCQPQLLFTTTNHGCSLNRFYSHCEGYEPTLLLIRTTDGDVCGAFLSTDWEERKRGGNKLSFFGTGECFVFRLKPEMERYEWVVIRHPELASAIKDPGSEDVSASEAPNMDTNNLLQPERPAGDLSPFLSARHFNLNSKNTSMFMAGNFDSIIVGGGEGNALYIDSELNHGRTGRCTTFDNPPLCAESFQISLLEVWGFQDTMAT